In Acropora palmata chromosome 7, jaAcrPala1.3, whole genome shotgun sequence, one genomic interval encodes:
- the LOC141887063 gene encoding U6 snRNA-associated Sm-like protein LSm5, translated as MYVKYDYLEFRMAAVRNESQLLPLELIDKCIGSRIHIVMKSDKEIVGVLLGFDDYVNIVLEDVTVFENTPEGRRMTKLDQILLNGNNITMLIPGGEGPET; from the exons ATGTACGTGAAATATGACTACTTGGAATTCAGAATGGcggctgttcgaaatgaatCTCAGCTTCTCCCACTTG AATTAATTGACAAGTGCATTGGATCTAGAATTCACATTGTTATGAAAAGTGATAAAGAAATTGTTGGTGTACTTTTGGGTTTTGATGACTATGTCA ACATAGTTTTGGAGGATGTTACAGTATT TGAGAATACACCAGAGGGTCGCAGAATGACTAAACTTGACCAGATCCTTTTAAATGGCAACAACATAACAATG CTGATTCCTGGAGGAGA GGGTCCAGAGACCTGA